The following is a genomic window from Sciurus carolinensis chromosome 3, mSciCar1.2, whole genome shotgun sequence.
CCTGGAGAGGCCCTAGCACATCATGCTCCCCTCCTTGGGAGGACTTGGGGCTGTGCTCAGGGACCAGCAGCAGGTCTAAAGTAGCTTGGACACTTTTAAGCAGTGGAAGGAGAAACTAGCTGAAAAAGTACACTCCACTCCTTTCCAGTCACAGCAACCCAAACTTTCAccgttcacattttttttttaaagacacacgTATAGGAAATATATTTTCCCAATTTAGACCACACAGTTCAAAGAAACCTGAACCAAATGGAACCTCATCACAATGCCAACCTTAGGATTGTAAAGCCCCCAAAGCAAAGGTAAATTTTGTTGCCAAAATGCAAcagttaaaaattaagaaaaatacatataaattaaaaagagggTTCCTCTAAAGGGGGCAGTAAGAAACGCAAAGCAGAATACACGTGAGCAGAGCCCCTTTAAGAACTGGGACAGGTGCTCCCTTGAAACTgccccttttccctctctccaaGTTGTCCCGGGAGGGGGCATCAGCACCATGAAGGTAAACGGAAATGACCTTCTCAAGCtaccaaacaaaacaacccccTCCCTCAACTCCCAGCACGGTCCCTTGGCCACGGCCTCCTCCTACACGTGCGACAGGGACACCTGCTTGTGGTAGGCGGCGGAGGGGCCAGGTGGCCCGGTCCTGCCAGTGAGCGCCGCGCTCGCCTCGGCGTAGTCCCCTGCGGCCATAGCGCCACCGCTCTTGTGGCCCCGCCGCgggcggcagcagcagcggctggtgAAGCGCCGCCACGACTCCACCGTCTTGCCGGACCAGATCCAGACGCCCGACGTGATGCCCACCACCAGGCACATGAAGTACTTGAGCATGAGCACCCAGTACTCGGGCTTGGCGCGCGGCTGGCCGGCGTCGGGGCCCGGGCAAGCGCAGGTGAGAGCCGCCTCCCAGCTCTCGCGATAGTGCTGCTCGTACAGGTAGCAGGCCACTACGATGCTGGCCGGCACCGTGTAGAGCAACGTGAAGATGCCGATGCGGATCATGAGCTTCTCCAGCTTGTCCGTCTTGGTGCCGCCCTGCTTGATGACGCTACGGATGCGGAAAAGCGACACGAAGCCCGCAAGGAGGAAGAGCGTGCCCACCAGGAGGTAGAGCACCAGTGGGCCCAGCACGAAGCCGCGAAGCGAGTTCAGGTTCTGGTTGCCCACATAGCAGATGCCGGCTACCGGGTCCCCGTCCACTGAGCTCAGAGCCAGCGCCGTAATGGACTTGACGCTGGGAATGAGCCACGCTGCTAGGTGGAAGTACTGCGCATAACCCGCAATAGCCTCATTGCCCCATTTCATGCCAGCCGCCAAGAACCAGGTGAGCGACAGGATGACCCACCAGATGGAGCTGGCCATGCCAAAGAAGTAAACTAGCAGGAAGACGACGGTGCACAGCGCAGGGCCTGTCGTCTCATAGTGGATATGGTTGTGCTCCCGACTGCAGGCCACACTGGCATGGCCCACAACCAGGCGCACCAGGAATCCCAGCGACACGCACAGGTAGCAGGCTGATAGAAAGATGATTGGACGCTCAGGGTAGCGGAAGCGTTCCATGTCAATGAGGAAAGTGGCCACCGTCGTGGAGGTGGAGATGAAGCAAAGCACTGACCAGAGGCCAATCCAGAAGGTGGCGAACGTGCGCTCATCCGGGCTGAAGGACGGCTGGTAGCAGGGCACTGCACAGTTGGGCACCTGTCCTGTTCGCACCTTGTTGTAGAGTGGGTGCGACTCCTTCAGAATGGGCACGAAGGGCTCGCGGCAAGTGCACACAGATGGGCCCCCTGCTGCGCACTCGCTCCCGGAGGACGGCCCCCCTGGCGGGCCTGGGAGTGTGGGCTTGGCTGGGAAGGATCTGGGGGGCGTCGTGGTGGCCTCGCTGCGGTTGTAATCCATGCACAGGACCTCGGCGTCGCGGCCCAGCACCGGGAGACGGTCACAGCTCATGCGCTCTGGCCAGGCGAAGCCGTACTGGCGCATGAGCGGCGAGCAGCCGGCCTTGGCGCGCTCGCACACGGAGCGGCAGGGCGGCAGCGGTTTGTGGTAGTCCGGCAGGCAGATGGGCGTGTACATGGAGCACAGGAAGAAGCGCAAGTCCGGCGAGCAGTGGATCTCCACCAGCGGCCAGAATTGGTGCACCTCCAGGCCCGCCTCGTCCTGCGTGTCGTGGTTGAACTGGTTGGGCATGTGCGTCAGGTTGTAGCCGATGCCGCGGCACATGGGTACGGTGATTTCCTGGCACACAGGGGCCTTAGAGGCGGCCGCCGCCCGGCCGGCCAGCTGCGCCAGAAGCAACAGCAGAAGCGAGGGCGGCGCGGACGGGTCAGGCCGAGCCAtcgccccctccctcccctctcctcccgcAGCCCGAGAGGGGCCAACGCAGGCAGAGGAAACCGGGACTGGGGCTTCCCTCTCGGGAGTCTCCTGTGTGACGCCGGGGCTGGCAACctgttggtttctttttctcttaaagaaatCCGTCCAAAGATAAACTGCTTCGGGAAGGCGCTGCCTCAGCTGCCAGCACTCAGCTCTTCGCGGGATAGGGCTGGAGAGGGACGGTTAGGGCTCCAATTCCAAGGAAGGGACTCTTTCAAaagagaagggggaagaaaaatTGCAACCAACTCCTCTTGGAGGGGCGTCAACGGCTCCGTACCGAAATCGGTCTCCAATCTCTAACTTAACcactctcctttcctcccctccacctCCTAGAAAGAACCAAACTATTGACTCTCTCCACCCTCCCTTTTCTGGTCGAGCCCTCCAGGCTGTGCCTCGGGGTCAGAGAGCTCAACCCCCGGAAAAGGACAGAGAAACCGGGAGAACAGGGAAAAAGTGAAGGCGCGGGCTCTCACCTCTGAGGATCCCGCCGAGAGGAGCAGATGTCTGCAGCCAGCCTGGGTCCTCGGTCCCTGGGACACTCCGCTCAGAAATACAACTCCGAGCCGGGACAAGGCCGGGAAAGTTTAGCGACAGGCTAGGTAACCGTGGCGGCGACACATGGTAGCAGGTGGGGGCGTCTCAGAGAGCTGGGCGCCCCCCGAATAAGGTCGGCATAGGCCTGTCACTCGCCTTCTCTTCCTCCGGGGCCCCCCGCATGGTCCAGGCggagcagggcagaggcaggctgTGCGTTCCACCCGGGTCCGAGAACCAAAGCAAAGGCGAGAGCGCCTGGCAGCacctgggagggaggaaggcggAATGCGGCGGCCGGGAGACCCGGCCGCCTCACAGCTCGGCAAGCAGCCGGCGCTGGCCGGGCCGGGACTACATGGTGCGCGCTCGCCGCCGCCGCGTCCCGCCCGCCGCTCGCCTCCTCCCCTGCAGGGGGCTCCGCGCTCCAGCGGACTCCTGGGGGCGGTGGCTGCGCTATCTGGACGCAACGGGTTCGGCTCCTCCCCCGCGCTCTCGCACCCTGTCGCCCACCTTCGGTGGGCACCGAGCTGCGCGCGACGGCAGAGGAGACAGGGCTGCGGGCTGACTGCCCTCTCCCGCCCCGCTCGGGTCACCTGCCTCTAATGCCCGCCGGGACGCCCCGCCCCGACCCCGCCCCCTCAGGCCTGGGCTCGAGTGGTGGGCCACCCCGTCAAGCTCTCCGCGCGTCCCCGCCCACTGCCCCGCGGGCTCGGCCTCTCCCCTGGCGCCCTCTGGCCCCTCCCTGGGCCGGCAGCCGAAGAGAACTGGCCAATCGTGGTTCGGGAAATGGCGGGGGTGGGGCGAATGCTAATCACGCCGCCTTGAGAACCCGGGCGGGAAACCCTGGCCAGAAGTCCCTCCGGAGTCCTCTGCAACTGCCCACCGGTTCGGGACTCGCGTTCCTGTGATACGGTAGTTTATGAACCTTCGCGTTCAGGACTCCCCCCAGGTCTCTAGAGAGTTCAGCGCTTGTATGAACAACTACTCAAAGAATCATTTTTAGCTGCGGCACCTGTCTCCCTTCTGTGAGGCGTTGGACTGGGTGAAAGAAGAGCTAATACTTACCGAACTCCCTCTGAGTGCCCAACAACGTGTTAAGCGTTTGCATCTTAATACAAGACCTGAAATCCTTACAATTCTATGAGGCAAGTACTCCTTAGAGGTGAAGACGAGACTTAGCAACTTGACCGAGGCAACTGGACTGATAATGAACAGTGACCTCAACTATCTTGTTCACCACCGCATTCCGAGcgtttggcacatagtaggtgctcaaataGCGATTCTAGGGTTGGAACCCAAGTAGTTGGGAGCGGCATTCCCGATCTTTACCACCACCTCTCGCCCCCATGTACTATCGAAATCCCCCAGGCTTCCACTTTTACTTTGCATCTCGTAACAAAATCCTACTGCTGTGACAAGAAAGTGAATTTCTTTCTGGGTTTGGGAGACTTGAAAGATCTGAGTCCTTATCAGTCGAGATTTATAATCCCAGGCAGGTCCGAAGTCGCCCACCGCTCAGGGCTCTGCAGTGGGCAGGACGCCGGGGAGTTGCCCGCCAGTGAGTTGCGCACTAGCTCGCCCCGAGGCTGGGGTCGCACGCAGCAGCCTGTGGGGCGCTGCAGCCGCGAGGACTCTCAGTGGCGCTCTCCAAATGGGTTATTATACTGCAAGTTTTACATGTCCTACAAATACCTCTTTTCTACGCGTTCTAATGAGGTTGGAAGACTGAGGTGTTTAGCATATTTGAAATTCATTCACACACTTAGGAAGAGGTTTAAATTGTATCTAGCTCTCTCACCCCTTCCTTCCACAGGGCAAAAGGCAAAATAGGCAGAGGGCCTGGGGACACTTGAAGGACTCAGGACTGAACTCAGTGACAGATCAAATGTGAGTTATCGACCTTCTGTCCTGGCTCACATTTGTATGGACTGGGAGACTAAATCGCAGAAGAACCATCTCCCTCCTGCTTATCAACAAAGCTTGATGGGAAATAATGAAGAATATGCGTGTTAATCTCAGCCTCACAGTTAAAAAGGAGTAAATGGCAGTTGCCTCACAGACATCATAATTGTTTACAGTGTACATTACATCCTTCATTCTCTGGAATTCTACAGGTATTCGTATTTTTATCTCTTGGTTTTTGGAACCACTAAGCTCTCGAGGTCTGCAGTCATCCCTGGGTTGAAAGTAGTGGGAGTCGAAATGCTATGGCATAGCAGTCCAGAAGAAAGGGGAACCCTCAGTGGAAAGTATGTGCAGCCTGTGAGCATGCCAAGGGAGGCCTAGCTCATTCTGTGCCCTATATGCAACGTGCATATTATTGGGGATGGACAAGTGTTggctaataataaaaattattttaagttggaGAATGTTAATCACTCACACTGGAATTTAGCCAGAATACTTGTGTTATTTCACTTGGTTCTGACTCAAAGTATGTTGTCTATTGGTTTACAAACCTCTCTTCTTAATCAACAGCAAAAATCTTACTTTTGCTTGGAGAGCTCTGGAAATAGTAACATTAGAAGAAAACACTGTGGAAAGagacttattttgttttgtatagctttttgtgtcatttaaaattttcttcttgccCCATATTACTTcagtttaaagatattttaaaatatgtttagcaTGTCTCAGGTAGGGTCCTAACTAATTTTACCTAATTTAATCATTATAATAATCGGATGAAGAAACTGGTACCAAAATGACTTGCTTAAAGTTATTTAGTTAGTACATGGAAagggtagaaataaaaatttccatacACCACGATGTCTAGATTTAATATGTTCAATTGAAAATTGTTAAGAGagtattttaagtgttcttaccacgTGGGGGGGGGGGATAAGTACACATATGCTGAAAtgcttgatttagccattccacagTTGTATACACACATCAAAACATGATGTTGTACATCattaatatatgcaatttttatttgttacttaaaaatgaaagaacacacAGTTGTCTCCCAGATCTTTATTATTCAACAAACCAGAAAacactaactttttaaaagatgaaacttatttaattttgtgtgtatgtggtggtgctgggatcaaacccagggccttgcacatggtagacaagtactctgccactgagctatatccccagcccataaagATACTACTGTTATTGTTAAACATTTCTGTCGAGCCAAACTCATGAAATTCAACTGAAATTATACTTCAAGTTATGTTTCTTAATTGTCAAAAATCTAGAGGATAATGCCAAATACTCAATTTCATGAGGGTATGACATTCCATAAGTTTTGAAATATTCGTTTTAGATTTTGTCATCAAAGAATATTTACAGCATTTTTACTCTTACTAGATTTATGTTGCTTGTACATCCATTATTCTGAATGCTGTATGAATGAACAGGTACCCTGTGTATAGTATTTATGATCTTAGTGATTGAGCCTGCCAATGGTATGCTAAACATAGACACTTTCactaaatatttatgatataaatgaatgagtgaaagacAGCTGAGATCACTTTTTTGATTTTACAACTGGCATTGGATCCTTAAATGTTAACAGTATGAACTCTATCTCTGAGGTTGCCCATACTCTGCTTTGTCCTTCCAAGGTGTGCCCCCTTGGTCAAGTCACTTAACAGCTTTAGGCCCCCTTCATCACTGGAAAATTGAGTTAGAAATAGTTATGTACCTCTTAGAACTGAAGCCAGAAGTAAATGGATTTATTTGATAAAGGGCTTAGCACTATGTCCAGCACCTTGTAAGTCTACATAGATCTTAACTAATATTATTAGTTTCTTCTAcagttcattatatttttttgttttcccaattttttctagcaTATTACTGTAAAACCAGAAAGTGTTacatttttcagatatattttatttctgagcaTATTCCAGCCATCACCAACTACCTTTGGCACTTAGCTATTACTAAATGTAATGCCAAAGCTGAGATCATTCCATGTACTCAGGATCAAAGCGTGTGTACCTGACATCAGAGGCCACAGGTGCATACCTGCTGGCACAGGCTAGACACCACATTCTGACCTGACTCCCTCATAGGGGTTTCCAGATTAGCTCCTTCCATGTCCTAGTGTCTCTGTTTGCCCCTCTTCCCCCTCATAGGAGTCAGGATTAACACCATGAGCCCTTTTTCCAGGTTGATAATGAGAATGTCTTTTTCACATTATAAGTGGAATAATTCAACTGTACTCTTTAGTCTTCTCCCCTCCCACACTATGGTGGAGATTatagaaaaagtaaaagcagcagctttccttttctccccaagGTAATAGAAATACTAATCTTTCTCACATTGATCAAGAGCTCTCAGCAGCATATTACAATCACCCGGAGAGCTATAAGACCCtgttaaatcagaatttctggttGAGGGATCTAGACCTTTttaggtttcttttgtttgtttgtttgatttatttatttatttattgctgttttgttttaactCTCCAGGTGACTCTAATTTTCATCTAGACTTGAGAACCACTGAAAAAGTGGTTTTGGTGCCTCCTCAGTACTGTCCCAAAAGTGGACCTAGCTGGGtcttctactaaaaaaaaaaaaaaaaaaaaggatcaatcCCATCAGCATGGAATACTTCGGGAGAAAGAATAGAGAAGTGTGCTTGAGACTGGTTACATCTGAATGTGCTTAGGCTGAAGGGAAATTATGTAAAGCAAGGGAATTGTGGTAGAATGTATTAACCATGAGGATAACTACAGCAAGAGCAGTGGAGGAATATGAGTGCTTCCTGCAGGCATGCCCTatgctaagcattttacatatataatccCAGACCTCTAGGAGTCCTATATGATTGATTTTATaatccccattttgtagatgaagaaaccgAGGTTCAGATAAGCTGGGTAACTTGCCAGAGGTTGCATACATTTCAACTTGGGTTCCCCTGACTCTGAAGTCGATGCTCTTGTCAGTTGCAGGTCTTGCCTGGCAGCAACTGCTCATCAAGTGTGGGACCCATCAGATGGTATATCTTGAAATAAGCAGCTGCTCTTGTTCTTTAGCACCTGTTTCCTGGGGACTAGGTAGAATCTTCAATTTTGCTGTCTTACATGGAGGTTAACGTGGAAAAGCTGAGAGCTCTGGATTCATCTAGTATCCAGTATAAATCCAGATGCAGCTTTTTCTTTGGGCTCTGCAGATCAAGCATAAGGTGGGATGCTCCTCAGACTAGATTTCAGAGCCTCCCGGTTCTTGATATTGGAAGCTTCATTTCACCCAATATGGACTATGAGCCTGCTTCGAGCTGAGCACTGAAGCCGCAGCACAAAGATGAGAAGCCATGGACGGCAACCCAGGGCATTGTGGGGCTCCGAGGAGGCACTTAGCCCAACCTGGTGGCTCAGGAAAGACCCAGGCTTGTCTGGAAGGCTAAATATGAGTTGAGTGATCCATCAGGGATACTCATAGAAACCACTTGTGGTATTTCAATCAGAGAAAGGTTTAGTCCCGAGAACCAGGCTGGGGTTACACAATTGGAGAAGCGCTGGAGAATAGAAGTGAGGGGCTTCCCTGGGTACTGAGTTCAAGGCCCCCACAGAAGCTGGGATCCAGCAATCAAGACAGTGCTGTTGCCACACAGCTCCCTTCCGCACCCACAAAGCtggcaaccagcctctcagaggGACCCCAGGCCAAGCAGCATTAGCCACCTTTTAGCTTGACCTCTCTGACCTCACTTACTGCAACAACAGCAGCCAAAGCCTGACCTCTGCTTTCCATCTGCCTCCAGATCTCACAAGAGGGCACCTGGTTGACAGAGGGTATTTCAGATCCACTTCCTAGCTACAAGGGAGTTGGGGAAGTGTTGCTGTGAGGTTTCCAATCTCTTCAACGAGATTACTGGGCAAGGAACAGGACGGAGGCCAGGGAACTCACTCCTCAAAGTCTCCTACAAAGTGAGGACTTCGCAGATAAGAGGAATCATCCCAGGCAAAGGGCACAGGGCCATGATAGAGCATGCCTCAAGTGTCAAACAACTGGGGACAGTAGGTTGTCACGGAGTAACAACTTCATTGGATTTTTACCTGAGAGTGCACCCATGTCTgatcaaagtatttttttcattaattcaatTCCAATGTACACCCTACACGTAACATTCCTTCGTTGATACTGGGCTTGATTTATTTAACTGACCACTAATGCAGAAGGACAAAGGGGATGagcaaaaaaatcacagaaaagaataaacaaaagtgTTGGGTGATACTTATCTACAAAGCAACCAGAGCCTGTCTTAGTTTTGTGGTGCTGAAAGATAGCACctgagactgggaaatttatgaagaaaagaaaattctttgtcACAGTTGTGAAGGCTAGGAAGGCCAAGTGGAGTCCGCATCTAATAAGGGCTTTCTTGCTGCTTCATCtaaaggcagaaggcagaagaatgagagagagagagagagagagagagagagagagagagagagagaaacacactCAGTCCATTATAATAACCCACTTTATTTATGAgggagccctcatgacctaatcacctcttaaaagtc
Proteins encoded in this region:
- the Fzd5 gene encoding frizzled-5; the protein is MARPDPSAPPSLLLLLLAQLAGRAAAASKAPVCQEITVPMCRGIGYNLTHMPNQFNHDTQDEAGLEVHQFWPLVEIHCSPDLRFFLCSMYTPICLPDYHKPLPPCRSVCERAKAGCSPLMRQYGFAWPERMSCDRLPVLGRDAEVLCMDYNRSEATTTPPRSFPAKPTLPGPPGGPSSGSECAAGGPSVCTCREPFVPILKESHPLYNKVRTGQVPNCAVPCYQPSFSPDERTFATFWIGLWSVLCFISTSTTVATFLIDMERFRYPERPIIFLSACYLCVSLGFLVRLVVGHASVACSREHNHIHYETTGPALCTVVFLLVYFFGMASSIWWVILSLTWFLAAGMKWGNEAIAGYAQYFHLAAWLIPSVKSITALALSSVDGDPVAGICYVGNQNLNSLRGFVLGPLVLYLLVGTLFLLAGFVSLFRIRSVIKQGGTKTDKLEKLMIRIGIFTLLYTVPASIVVACYLYEQHYRESWEAALTCACPGPDAGQPRAKPEYWVLMLKYFMCLVVGITSGVWIWSGKTVESWRRFTSRCCCRPRRGHKSGGAMAAGDYAEASAALTGRTGPPGPSAAYHKQVSLSHV